CGAACGCCGGCGACACCCTGCCGCGCGAGGAGCTGGAAAAAGAAGGCTGGCGTTACTTGATGGAAGCTGAACGTGAAGAAATTGGGGAGTAAAACTACCGCATGATTCTCCATTCACTCCGCCTGCAAAATTTTCGCCGCTTTCGCCGCGCTGAAATCGAGTTTCCCGAAAATGTGATCGGCCTGCTGGGCCGCAACGGCGCCGGCAAATCAACGCTGCTGGAGGCAATGGCGTGGGCGCTTTACGGCGGCCGCGCGGCGCGAACCGACAAGCTGCAGATTCGCTCGCAATTCGCCGGCGAGCGCGAGAGCTGCGAAGTGGAATTGACGTTCACGCTCGGCGGCGAAAAGTATCGCGTCTTACGTTCGCTGGCCGGCAAAAATGCCGCGGTCGAAGCGGCGCTGTATCACGGCGACAGCCTCGAGCCGGCCGCGGTTCGCGACAGCGGGGTCAATCAGGCGATTGAAAAACTTCTCGGGCTTGATCACCGCGCCTTCGAGGCCTCGATTTTTGCCAAGCAGAAAGAATTGGCGGCGTTGAGCGATTTGCAAGACGAGCAGCGCCGCAAAATCGTCAGCCGTCTGATCAATCTCGAAGCGGTTGATCGCGCGCGCCAGCACGTTTTGAGCGACGCCAACGAGAAGCGAAAATTTCTCGAAGGTGCGCAGGCCGCGCAGGTTGATATTCCCACCCTCGAGCAACAACTTTCACAACAACAAAAAAACCTGGAATCGGCGCAAGCGTTGTTGCGGCAGCAGGAAGAGCGCGCCCGTGAATTTGCCGTTCGGCTCGAGATGGTGCGTAAAAAATCAGATGAAGAAAGCCTCCGCCGCGATCAATACAATCGGTGGCAGGCGGAGCTCGCGCTCCTTCGCAGCCGGCAGCAGGAGCTGGCGCGGCAGCAGCAGCAGATTGAAAAAGATCAACAGGAGATCCTCCGCGAGCAGCCCCGGCTCGAGGCGCTGCGGCCGCAGCGTGATGAGCTCGCCAGACTGAGCCGCGAGCGCGAGGCGCTGCTCTTGCAGCAGCAAAAATCCATTCAGCTTGAAGAGAAGAAAAAATTCGCCGGAAATCTGCTGGCGCAAATTTCCGCGCGGCAGGCGGAGGCCAAGAACTGGCAACAACAACTCGAGGCGTTGCAAAAACTCAATGAGCACGAAGCCGCCCTCGAGAAGCGCCATCAGCAAACCCAGGCCGACCTGCTCAAATGGCGCGCCGAAGAAAGACGGTTGAGCAATGAATTGGAAGGCATTAAAACGCGCGGCACGGATTTGAAATCCAAGCTCGAGCAGGTGCAGAAGCTTGGCGCACAAAGCCCCTGTCCGGTGTGCACGCGGCCGCTGGCCGAGCATTTTCCGAATGTGATGAAGCACTTTGATGAGGCGCTGGTTAAATTGCGCCATGAATACGCGCAGATAAATGAAG
This DNA window, taken from candidate division KSB1 bacterium, encodes the following:
- a CDS encoding SMC family ATPase, encoding MILHSLRLQNFRRFRRAEIEFPENVIGLLGRNGAGKSTLLEAMAWALYGGRAARTDKLQIRSQFAGERESCEVELTFTLGGEKYRVLRSLAGKNAAVEAALYHGDSLEPAAVRDSGVNQAIEKLLGLDHRAFEASIFAKQKELAALSDLQDEQRRKIVSRLINLEAVDRARQHVLSDANEKRKFLEGAQAAQVDIPTLEQQLSQQQKNLESAQALLRQQEERAREFAVRLEMVRKKSDEESLRRDQYNRWQAELALLRSRQQELARQQQQIEKDQQEILREQPRLEALRPQRDELARLSREREALLLQQQKSIQLEEKKKFAGNLLAQISARQAEAKNWQQQLEALQKLNEHEAALEKRHQQTQADLLKWRAEERRLSNELEGIKTRGTDLKSKLEQVQKLGAQSPCPVCTRPLAEHFPNVMKHFDEALVKLRHEYAQINEARKQAEAALHRAEAADEAVRQEQKNLGAQRERLAQVQNNLLRRQNEIDNLQKQLQEVQNEIHHLGPVTFEAARLTQVNAALREVEAQAQELTKLEAHASRLPEISRRLAETQKQISESKENEAALQAHLRTLQFNEESYLATRREYEEANANYLRSQQQLGEAKGQVNVAEAEVRNLEQALGKARELQETIRRTKREVMLLDSLQGHLKIFRAELGGRLRPLIADRASELLRMITAGRYSLLELDESYNIFLYDRRERYSLARFSGGEQDVANLCLRVAISQVIAQRSGKPPLQFIVLDEIFGSQDEERKMMVLATLQQLSHYFRQIFLITHVESIKENLPVALQVEMVGEASEVKVM